From Mycolicibacterium nivoides, a single genomic window includes:
- a CDS encoding PucR family transcriptional regulator, with the protein MSQDSPLSVAAALTVAPLDRGSVVAGHRGLTREVTWVDIIHAPAESFIRPGDLVLCTGADIRQPGNREFLAYLVSSHAAGLILSPPPEVTVRELLSSLVPLADRHEFPVVLLPWEIAFADVQKRLLPLLSPAIPGAQVEMAIGRRQHDDAGWNDLASAFGEALDELALSAGVSVHSSVTDDLVMCHFSSAPSASTVSVLVASAQRLSALPDNLVSWALLPPVHGQSVPVTAPVPPALPGRPAGSRQFAEVLRQDPQSMATILETLQPLIDYDKTRRGQLVHTLEILLNEATNISAAARALYLNRHSLIYRIKLIEELTGLSLKDPADRFQLEVSVRVHQINEARIDGQHPGPVTTACFP; encoded by the coding sequence ATGTCCCAGGACTCGCCGCTGAGCGTGGCGGCGGCCTTGACCGTGGCGCCGTTGGACCGGGGTTCCGTGGTCGCCGGTCATCGCGGCCTGACCCGTGAAGTCACCTGGGTGGACATCATCCACGCGCCTGCGGAGTCCTTCATCCGCCCCGGCGACCTGGTGTTGTGCACCGGCGCCGACATCCGGCAGCCCGGCAACCGGGAGTTCCTCGCTTATCTCGTGTCCTCCCATGCGGCGGGGCTCATATTGAGCCCTCCCCCCGAGGTCACCGTCCGCGAACTCCTCAGCTCGCTGGTTCCGCTCGCCGATCGTCATGAGTTCCCGGTGGTACTTCTGCCATGGGAGATCGCCTTCGCCGATGTTCAGAAACGCCTGCTCCCACTGTTGAGTCCCGCAATTCCCGGCGCCCAGGTCGAGATGGCCATCGGACGGCGCCAACATGACGACGCCGGCTGGAACGACCTTGCCTCGGCCTTCGGCGAAGCCCTCGACGAGTTGGCGCTCTCCGCCGGTGTCTCGGTGCATTCCTCGGTCACCGATGACCTCGTGATGTGCCACTTCTCCTCGGCCCCGTCGGCCTCCACCGTCTCCGTGTTGGTCGCGTCCGCTCAGCGGCTGAGCGCGCTTCCCGACAATCTCGTGAGTTGGGCACTGCTCCCTCCTGTCCACGGACAGTCGGTCCCGGTGACGGCACCGGTACCGCCGGCCCTGCCCGGCCGGCCGGCCGGCTCGCGTCAATTCGCTGAGGTGCTGCGCCAGGACCCACAGTCCATGGCGACCATCCTCGAGACCTTGCAGCCGCTCATCGACTACGACAAGACGCGCAGAGGTCAACTCGTCCACACGTTGGAAATCCTCCTCAACGAGGCCACCAACATCAGCGCCGCAGCCAGAGCGCTCTACCTCAACCGGCACTCCCTGATCTATCGGATCAAGCTCATCGAGGAACTCACGGGCTTGTCACTCAAGGACCCCGCCGACCGCTTCCAGTTGGAGGTCAGCGTTCGCGTGCACCAGATCAATGAGGCACGCATCGACGGTCAACATCCTGGGCCTGTGACGACTGCTTGCTTTCCCTGA
- a CDS encoding ArsR/SmtB family transcription factor produces MYSQVVETLTQVAVLARFGHALSDPTRSKVLLALKDSPAYPADLAEAAGVSRQSMSNHLACLRGCGLVVTVPEGRRTRYELADPKLAHALNDLLHVVLAADSEHCPNAASDGCC; encoded by the coding sequence ATGTACAGTCAGGTCGTGGAGACGCTGACCCAGGTGGCGGTATTGGCTCGGTTCGGGCATGCCCTGTCAGATCCGACCCGGTCCAAGGTCCTGCTGGCGCTCAAAGATTCACCCGCCTATCCGGCCGACCTCGCCGAAGCGGCGGGAGTATCCAGGCAGAGCATGTCCAATCACCTTGCCTGCCTTCGTGGTTGCGGCCTGGTGGTGACTGTTCCGGAGGGCCGCCGCACCCGCTACGAACTCGCCGACCCCAAACTGGCCCACGCGTTGAACGATCTGCTTCATGTGGTGCTGGCCGCCGACTCGGAGCACTGCCCGAATGCCGCGTCGGACGGGTGTTGCTGA
- a CDS encoding cation transporter — MASDLQQPPADLGPARRALLHRRIRWFVGATITYNVIEAIVAIAEGARVSSTALIGFGLDSVIEVSSAAAVAWQFSGSDPEAREKTALRIIAVSFFALAGYVTVESIRSLTGAAEARHSAIGIALTAASLIVMPVLSWAQRRAGRELGSRSAVADSKQTLLCTYLSAVVLAGLVVNSLFGWSWADPIAALILAGVAVHEGREAWRGQTCCNTAIPDTTAGEDCCLDCGD; from the coding sequence ATGGCGTCTGACCTTCAGCAACCACCCGCTGACCTGGGCCCGGCGCGACGGGCGTTGCTGCACCGGCGGATCCGATGGTTCGTCGGGGCGACCATCACCTACAACGTGATCGAGGCGATTGTGGCCATCGCCGAAGGCGCCAGGGTGTCCTCGACCGCGTTGATCGGTTTCGGACTCGATTCGGTGATCGAAGTGTCCTCGGCTGCTGCGGTGGCATGGCAGTTTTCGGGCTCCGACCCGGAAGCCCGAGAAAAGACCGCACTGCGGATCATCGCCGTGTCGTTCTTTGCGCTGGCCGGCTACGTCACGGTCGAATCGATCCGCTCGCTCACCGGAGCGGCCGAGGCCCGGCACTCGGCAATCGGCATCGCACTGACCGCGGCCAGCCTGATCGTCATGCCGGTGCTGTCCTGGGCTCAACGCCGGGCAGGCCGTGAGCTGGGCTCTCGATCGGCGGTCGCCGATTCCAAGCAGACGCTGCTCTGCACCTACCTGTCCGCCGTGGTGCTCGCCGGGCTGGTCGTCAACAGCCTGTTCGGCTGGAGTTGGGCCGACCCGATCGCCGCACTCATCCTCGCCGGTGTCGCCGTCCACGAAGGGCGCGAAGCGTGGCGCGGCCAAACCTGCTGCAACACAGCCATTCCCGACACCACCGCCGGAGAAGACTGCTGCCTGGACTGCGGTGACTGA
- a CDS encoding methyltransferase family protein: MVIAVSALILYLVFAVLGFGWRSWVQYRQTGSTGFRGIHGQPGSLEWLAGVGFIVAIAVGVGAPVAQILGVLTPVPVLQAPWIQALGTVLAVVGIVATVYAQLDMGESWRIGVDPDETTTLVRTGVFGTVRNPIFTAMLVFAAGITLMTPNPVALSAFVVLLAAIELQVRVVEEPYLLSAHGQAYRDYRSVVGRFLPGIGRDENSDR, translated from the coding sequence ATGGTCATAGCCGTCTCGGCACTGATTCTCTACCTGGTTTTCGCGGTGCTGGGGTTCGGGTGGCGCAGTTGGGTCCAATACCGACAAACCGGGTCGACCGGGTTCCGGGGCATTCACGGACAACCCGGCTCGCTCGAATGGCTGGCCGGGGTCGGGTTCATCGTCGCGATCGCCGTGGGCGTGGGCGCTCCGGTCGCGCAAATCCTCGGAGTCCTCACCCCGGTCCCCGTCCTGCAGGCTCCGTGGATTCAGGCGCTCGGGACAGTGTTGGCCGTCGTCGGAATCGTCGCCACCGTCTACGCCCAACTGGATATGGGCGAATCCTGGCGAATCGGCGTCGATCCCGACGAGACAACGACGTTGGTGCGTACCGGTGTATTCGGAACTGTGCGCAACCCGATCTTCACCGCCATGCTCGTGTTCGCCGCCGGCATCACCCTGATGACGCCCAATCCGGTCGCGCTCTCGGCCTTCGTCGTGCTGTTGGCCGCGATCGAACTGCAAGTCCGGGTTGTCGAGGAGCCCTACCTTCTCAGCGCCCATGGTCAGGCGTATCGCGACTACCGCAGCGTCGTCGGACGTTTCCTGCCCGGTATCGGACGGGACGAGAACTCCGATCGATAG
- a CDS encoding tautomerase family protein — translation MPSTLIEVRRRYTESEEVAIIDAVHDALVAAFQIPPGDKHVRLVSHEPHRLSYSPGLAKPELYTLVTIDCFAGRSVPAKRNLYREIVTRLEAVGIPADHITIVLRESALENWGVRGGQAACDVSLGFDVNV, via the coding sequence ATGCCCAGCACGCTCATCGAGGTCAGACGGCGGTACACCGAATCGGAAGAGGTCGCGATCATCGACGCGGTGCACGATGCGCTGGTGGCCGCATTCCAGATACCTCCCGGCGACAAGCATGTCCGGTTGGTATCCCATGAACCACACCGGCTCTCGTATTCGCCGGGCCTGGCAAAGCCTGAGCTGTACACGCTTGTGACCATCGACTGCTTTGCCGGCCGATCGGTACCGGCCAAACGAAATCTCTACCGGGAGATCGTCACTCGCCTGGAGGCTGTCGGCATCCCAGCCGACCACATCACGATCGTGCTGCGGGAGAGCGCGCTGGAGAACTGGGGCGTTCGTGGCGGACAGGCCGCCTGCGACGTCAGCCTGGGTTTCGACGTCAACGTGTGA
- a CDS encoding S1C family serine protease, with protein MATGAVAAVAVVDHSGQSAPVAQAPVADRVGKPSPITGSAPAQPKGSAPAGSVEQVSAKVLPSVVKLQIETGQGSEEGSGIVLSEDGLILTNNHVVASAARGAGGQGPMAAEASPDGQYPGFPRGLFPGGQFPGDDQYSPGGPSTNSSGRTSGAMQATVTMSDGRTVPFTVVGTDPDDDIAVVKAQNVSGLTPISIGSSKDLKVGQNVVAVGSPLGLQGTVTTGIISALDRPVATGDGQSGQQSVMSAIQTDAAINPGNSGGALVDMNGDLIGVNSAIASLGGGQGSQGGGQAGSIGLGFAIPVDQAKRIADELVSTGTVQHASLGVQLSGKGARGAAVAGVVEGGPAAAAGLPDGAVITKLDDQVIDGPDALVAAVRSKAPGDTVTLTYEDQSGASSTVDVTLGQLQA; from the coding sequence ATGGCTACGGGCGCGGTCGCGGCGGTAGCGGTGGTGGATCATTCCGGACAGTCGGCACCCGTGGCCCAGGCGCCGGTCGCTGACCGCGTCGGCAAGCCTTCGCCCATCACCGGATCCGCTCCGGCGCAGCCGAAGGGGTCAGCACCGGCCGGGTCGGTCGAACAGGTCTCGGCCAAGGTGTTGCCCAGCGTGGTGAAGCTGCAGATCGAAACCGGACAGGGAAGCGAGGAAGGCTCCGGCATCGTCCTCAGCGAAGACGGCCTGATCCTCACCAACAACCACGTCGTCGCCTCCGCCGCCAGAGGCGCCGGAGGTCAGGGCCCGATGGCCGCCGAGGCGTCACCCGACGGCCAGTACCCCGGCTTCCCGCGGGGCCTGTTTCCCGGTGGCCAGTTCCCCGGTGACGACCAGTATTCGCCCGGCGGGCCTTCGACCAACAGCTCCGGCCGGACCAGCGGCGCCATGCAGGCGACCGTGACGATGTCCGACGGGCGCACAGTGCCGTTCACCGTCGTCGGCACCGACCCTGACGATGACATCGCGGTGGTCAAGGCGCAGAACGTTTCCGGGCTCACCCCGATCTCGATCGGCTCGTCTAAGGACCTGAAGGTGGGGCAGAACGTCGTTGCGGTCGGTTCACCGCTCGGCCTGCAGGGGACGGTCACCACCGGCATCATCAGCGCGCTGGATCGCCCGGTGGCGACCGGTGACGGCCAGAGCGGCCAGCAGTCGGTGATGAGCGCGATTCAGACCGACGCGGCGATCAATCCGGGCAACTCCGGCGGTGCGCTGGTCGATATGAATGGTGACCTCATCGGGGTGAACTCGGCGATCGCATCGTTGGGCGGCGGCCAAGGTTCGCAGGGCGGCGGGCAGGCCGGATCGATCGGTCTCGGCTTCGCCATCCCGGTCGACCAGGCCAAACGCATTGCCGACGAACTGGTTTCGACCGGAACGGTCCAGCACGCCTCGCTGGGTGTCCAGCTCTCCGGCAAAGGCGCCCGGGGCGCAGCCGTCGCCGGTGTCGTCGAAGGCGGCCCCGCCGCCGCCGCCGGCCTGCCCGACGGCGCGGTCATCACCAAACTCGACGACCAGGTGATCGACGGTCCAGATGCCCTGGTCGCCGCAGTGCGCTCCAAGGCGCCGGGCGACACCGTGACGCTGACCTACGAGGACCAGTCGGGGGCATCGAGCACTGTGGACGTCACCTTGGGGCAGTTGCAGGCATAA
- a CDS encoding GNAT family N-acetyltransferase produces MDDQPTLTATRIEAGRLLLRKGRDDDGEGLVETQTDERVRRFLGGPRAQAEVRATVATVGAATLLAADGCYIAADRESDDMLGVVTLSPRDPELPGHVSEGGGELELSYVFRARAWGKGYATEACRALLRCAAEQLADQPIVIVTQTANLAALRLADRLGFAQLGTFEQFDAEQVLASARLGTFLPQ; encoded by the coding sequence ATGGACGACCAGCCCACACTCACCGCCACCCGCATCGAGGCCGGCAGATTGCTGCTCAGAAAGGGCCGCGACGACGACGGCGAGGGGCTCGTCGAGACGCAGACCGATGAGCGGGTGCGTCGCTTCCTCGGCGGGCCGCGCGCCCAAGCGGAGGTGCGCGCGACGGTGGCCACCGTAGGCGCGGCAACCTTGTTGGCGGCCGACGGCTGTTACATCGCGGCCGACCGGGAATCCGACGACATGCTCGGCGTGGTGACGCTCAGTCCACGTGATCCGGAATTGCCCGGTCACGTGAGCGAAGGCGGCGGCGAGCTGGAGCTCAGCTATGTCTTTCGGGCACGTGCATGGGGCAAGGGCTATGCGACCGAGGCTTGTCGCGCGTTACTACGCTGCGCCGCAGAGCAACTCGCCGACCAACCGATCGTGATCGTCACCCAGACGGCAAACCTGGCGGCGCTTCGACTGGCTGACCGGCTCGGTTTTGCTCAGCTGGGCACCTTCGAGCAGTTCGATGCCGAACAGGTACTGGCATCGGCGCGGCTGGGGACGTTCCTGCCGCAGTAG
- a CDS encoding transglycosylase family protein, which translates to MRVRKVVTVFGFIGAIALAQNLLMVPTAGAEPNWDAMAQCESGGNWAADTGNGFYGGLQFTPATWASHGGIGSPAMASREEQIRVARNVLQTQGLGAWPVCGGPIGQATGTCRQVMVWIPLRNLPRLCTLVLNPLG; encoded by the coding sequence ATGCGCGTGCGCAAGGTCGTCACCGTCTTCGGGTTCATCGGTGCGATCGCCCTGGCTCAGAACCTCCTGATGGTTCCGACTGCCGGCGCCGAACCGAACTGGGACGCGATGGCGCAATGCGAGTCAGGCGGCAACTGGGCGGCCGACACCGGCAACGGCTTCTACGGTGGGCTGCAGTTCACTCCCGCCACGTGGGCTTCCCATGGGGGCATCGGATCGCCCGCCATGGCGAGCCGCGAGGAGCAGATTCGCGTCGCACGCAACGTGTTGCAGACTCAAGGCCTCGGCGCCTGGCCCGTCTGCGGGGGCCCCATCGGCCAGGCCACAGGAACCTGCCGCCAGGTGATGGTCTGGATTCCCCTGAGGAACCTGCCACGGCTGTGCACCTTGGTGCTCAATCCGCTGGGATGA
- a CDS encoding alpha/beta hydrolase-fold protein: MVRIHTVVAGETLSALALRFYGDAELYRLIAAASAIPNPDVVNVGQKLVFPDYARHTVAPGETLSAVASRFYGHAELSRLIAAANGIAEGAALSPGQRLIVPELKRYTVAPGDTLSALASRFYGDASFYPPIAGVNGIPDPGHITPGQALVIFSGRSDGFGLRIVDRNENDPRLWYYRFQTAAVGWNPGVNVLLPDDYHTSGRTYPVLYMFHGGADDFRQFDFLGIRDWTAGKPIIVVMPDGGHAGWYSNPVTSFVGPRNWETFHIAQLLPWIEANFRTYAEYDGRAVGGFSMGGFGALKYTAKYYGHFASVSAHSGPASLRRDFGLVVHWANITSAVLDLGGGTVYGAPFWDQARVSADNPVERIESYRNKRIFLVAGTSPDPLNWFDSVNETQVLAGQREFRDLLGRAGIPFEAHEVPGGHVFRPDMFLRDLDGIIARLRPANIVNTDL, from the coding sequence ATGGTCAGGATTCATACGGTCGTGGCGGGGGAGACTCTGTCAGCGTTGGCGTTGCGGTTCTACGGAGACGCGGAACTGTACCGGCTGATCGCTGCGGCCAGCGCAATTCCCAATCCGGACGTCGTCAACGTCGGGCAGAAGCTGGTCTTTCCCGATTACGCGCGGCACACCGTCGCCCCCGGAGAAACGTTGTCGGCCGTGGCTTCGCGTTTCTACGGGCATGCGGAGTTGTCCCGGTTGATCGCCGCCGCCAATGGGATCGCCGAGGGCGCCGCCCTCAGCCCGGGGCAACGGCTCATCGTCCCGGAACTCAAGAGATACACGGTTGCTCCGGGGGATACGTTGTCGGCGTTGGCATCACGGTTCTACGGTGACGCCTCGTTCTACCCACCGATCGCCGGTGTCAACGGCATCCCCGACCCCGGCCACATCACCCCGGGACAGGCGCTGGTCATCTTCAGCGGTCGCAGCGACGGGTTCGGCCTGCGGATCGTCGACCGCAACGAGAACGATCCTCGCCTGTGGTACTACCGATTCCAGACCGCCGCCGTCGGCTGGAACCCCGGTGTGAACGTTCTGCTCCCCGATGACTATCACACCAGCGGCCGCACCTATCCCGTTCTGTACATGTTCCACGGGGGTGCCGACGATTTCCGTCAGTTCGACTTCCTGGGGATCCGCGACTGGACGGCAGGCAAGCCGATCATCGTGGTGATGCCCGACGGCGGGCACGCCGGTTGGTATTCCAACCCGGTCACCTCATTCGTCGGACCGCGCAACTGGGAGACATTCCACATCGCGCAGTTGCTGCCGTGGATCGAGGCGAATTTCCGGACGTACGCCGAGTACGACGGCCGCGCGGTCGGGGGATTCTCGATGGGCGGTTTCGGCGCGCTGAAGTACACGGCCAAGTACTACGGCCACTTCGCGTCGGTCAGTGCCCACTCCGGTCCGGCGAGTCTGCGCCGCGATTTCGGCCTCGTGGTGCACTGGGCGAACATCACGTCGGCGGTTCTGGATCTGGGCGGCGGAACGGTCTACGGCGCTCCGTTCTGGGACCAGGCCAGGGTCAGTGCCGACAACCCGGTCGAGCGGATCGAGAGCTATCGCAACAAGCGGATCTTCCTGGTCGCCGGCACCAGTCCCGATCCGCTCAACTGGTTCGACAGCGTGAACGAGACGCAGGTGCTGGCCGGCCAGCGCGAATTCCGCGACCTCCTCGGCCGCGCAGGCATCCCGTTCGAAGCGCACGAGGTGCCCGGAGGCCACGTCTTCCGTCCCGACATGTTCCTCCGCGATCTCGACGGGATCATCGCCCGGCTGCGGCCCGCCAACATCGTGAACACTGACCTGTAA
- a CDS encoding TIGR03617 family F420-dependent LLM class oxidoreductase, which translates to MYVDVMTVPQPLAKIGDLARRTQSAGFSGLLLTETGRTAYLNAAVASQAAPGLELSTGVAVAFPRSPFITAASAWELQEATGGRFRLGIGTQVRTHVVRRYGMPFEHPGPRLRDYVLAVKACFAAFRTGKLDHHGDFYDLDFITPQWSPGPIDVPDPKVDIAAVNPWMLRMAGEVADGVHIHPIGEPGYIARHVLPNIAAGAAEAGRSPDDIAKIVPVMTIVGDSEEERANEREFVRASMSFYGSTPNYAFIWDEAGFDGTTARLREKQKAGDIAGMTAQITDDHIAAFATESTWDGLTEALSAKYAGVATRIVLYNALGGPERFERYGEIARRLAAA; encoded by the coding sequence GTGTACGTCGACGTGATGACCGTTCCGCAGCCGCTGGCAAAAATCGGCGACCTTGCCCGCCGCACCCAGTCCGCCGGGTTCTCGGGGCTCCTGCTCACCGAAACGGGACGCACGGCATATCTCAATGCGGCGGTCGCGTCTCAGGCGGCTCCCGGGCTGGAACTGTCGACCGGTGTCGCCGTTGCCTTTCCGCGCAGCCCGTTCATCACCGCGGCGTCGGCCTGGGAACTTCAGGAAGCAACGGGCGGCAGGTTCCGGCTCGGCATCGGCACCCAGGTCCGCACCCATGTGGTCCGGCGCTACGGGATGCCCTTCGAGCATCCGGGGCCGCGCCTGCGCGACTACGTGCTGGCCGTGAAAGCTTGCTTCGCCGCCTTCCGGACCGGCAAGCTCGATCATCACGGCGACTTCTACGACCTCGACTTCATCACTCCCCAGTGGAGCCCCGGGCCGATCGATGTACCAGATCCCAAGGTCGACATCGCCGCCGTGAATCCGTGGATGCTGCGCATGGCCGGCGAGGTTGCCGACGGCGTCCACATCCACCCGATCGGCGAGCCGGGTTACATCGCCCGCCACGTACTGCCCAACATCGCCGCGGGTGCGGCCGAGGCGGGCCGCTCCCCCGACGACATCGCCAAGATCGTCCCGGTGATGACGATCGTCGGCGACAGCGAGGAAGAACGCGCCAACGAGCGCGAGTTCGTGCGGGCCAGCATGAGCTTCTACGGGAGCACGCCGAACTATGCGTTCATCTGGGACGAGGCAGGCTTCGACGGCACCACCGCACGCCTGCGGGAGAAACAGAAAGCCGGTGACATCGCGGGGATGACGGCGCAGATCACCGACGACCACATCGCCGCCTTCGCCACCGAATCGACCTGGGACGGACTGACCGAGGCGTTGAGCGCCAAATATGCCGGAGTCGCGACCCGCATCGTGCTCTACAACGCGCTCGGCGGGCCGGAGCGTTTCGAGCGGTACGGCGAGATCGCCAGGCGGTTGGCGGCGGCATGA
- a CDS encoding TA system antitoxin ParD family protein, producing the protein MTDTADRVTRFAADLIDSAAAEGARQSRSAKQQLDHWARVGRAVSSRHSAARRKVEAALAGDIPLRELTAEEGAVFDAEIAASIEESLARADYGKTLAARGITTVALDENGDIVQYRPDGSTAALAQQQ; encoded by the coding sequence ATGACTGACACCGCAGATCGGGTGACCCGGTTCGCCGCGGACCTCATCGACAGTGCGGCCGCGGAAGGCGCACGTCAGAGCCGGTCAGCCAAGCAGCAGCTCGACCACTGGGCCCGCGTGGGCCGTGCCGTGTCGAGTCGGCACAGTGCAGCCCGCCGCAAGGTGGAAGCCGCCCTGGCAGGCGATATTCCACTTCGGGAGTTGACCGCCGAGGAAGGCGCGGTGTTCGACGCCGAGATCGCCGCGTCCATCGAAGAGAGTCTGGCGCGCGCCGACTACGGCAAGACGCTGGCCGCCCGCGGCATCACCACCGTCGCGCTCGACGAGAACGGCGATATCGTGCAGTACCGGCCGGACGGCAGCACCGCGGCGCTGGCACAACAGCAGTGA
- a CDS encoding zeta toxin family protein: protein MKRLDLVVGCNGAGKSTFVELTLSPLLPGSPFVNADEIAKRRWPEDPAPHSYEAALVAAETRAKLIELGESFIAETVFSHPSKLELIDEAHAAGYTVILHCILIPEDLAVLRVHHRVQAGGHHVPEAKIRERYQRLWDLVAIAAMRVDSATFYDNSTIRGPRIVAQIAGGFVVGSPSWPKWTPAALNSRSVEGSDH, encoded by the coding sequence GTGAAGCGTCTCGATCTCGTCGTCGGATGCAACGGCGCCGGCAAGTCCACCTTCGTCGAACTAACCCTCTCCCCGCTGCTCCCCGGTAGCCCATTCGTCAACGCCGACGAAATCGCCAAGCGTCGCTGGCCCGAAGACCCGGCCCCGCACTCCTACGAGGCCGCGTTGGTTGCCGCCGAAACCCGGGCCAAGCTCATCGAGCTCGGCGAATCCTTCATCGCCGAGACCGTGTTCTCCCATCCCTCCAAACTCGAGCTCATCGACGAAGCGCACGCCGCCGGCTACACCGTGATCCTGCACTGCATCCTGATCCCCGAAGACCTGGCAGTGCTACGAGTGCACCACCGGGTGCAAGCCGGCGGCCACCACGTTCCCGAGGCAAAGATTCGTGAACGCTACCAACGACTTTGGGACCTTGTCGCGATCGCCGCGATGCGGGTGGACTCGGCGACGTTCTATGACAACAGCACCATAAGAGGCCCGCGGATCGTCGCCCAGATCGCCGGCGGATTCGTCGTCGGATCGCCGTCCTGGCCGAAATGGACACCGGCGGCACTCAATTCCCGGTCGGTGGAAGGCAGCGATCACTGA
- a CDS encoding thiocyanate hydrolase: MTDEEDVTTVRVRTLEELVGRGQVWPRMAQKYGVSNLVPPWKSSLDGMCDALDHEGVTLPLLTRRDDEDRLVNEVYVTLPYPENQLAALTHSLVARNIIDEQSLAERMRSVRARLEGT, translated from the coding sequence ATGACAGACGAAGAGGACGTGACGACAGTCAGGGTGCGGACGCTGGAGGAGCTTGTCGGGCGCGGACAGGTGTGGCCCCGCATGGCGCAGAAGTATGGCGTCTCCAACCTGGTACCGCCGTGGAAGTCGAGTCTCGACGGGATGTGCGACGCACTCGATCACGAGGGAGTGACTCTGCCGTTGCTCACGCGCCGAGACGATGAGGACCGTCTGGTCAACGAGGTGTATGTGACACTGCCGTACCCGGAGAACCAGCTTGCCGCACTGACACATTCGCTGGTCGCCAGGAACATCATCGACGAGCAGTCACTGGCCGAACGCATGCGCTCAGTCCGGGCCCGACTCGAGGGGACCTGA
- the scnC gene encoding thiocyanate hydrolase subunit gamma: MTHDDAAHTHDDAPERHAAPMVEEVTDFEVLEIALRELAIEKGLFTAEDHRHYTEFVEQIGPAPGSRFVAKAWVDPDFKQLALRDPIAASREVGIDWLHPTGFGTPSDFTALEVLENTPTLHHVIVCTLCSCYPRPLLGNSPEWYRTPNYRRRIVRWPRQVLGEFGLFLSDDVEIRIEDSNSKRRFMVLPVRPAGTEGWTEEQLAEIVTRDCMIGVALPKPGVTTNAQRPVHAAVRPAEGY; this comes from the coding sequence ATGACGCACGACGACGCCGCACATACGCATGACGACGCACCCGAGCGGCATGCGGCACCGATGGTCGAGGAAGTGACCGATTTCGAGGTCTTGGAGATCGCGCTGCGCGAATTGGCGATCGAGAAAGGCTTGTTCACCGCCGAAGACCATCGGCACTACACCGAATTCGTCGAACAGATCGGACCGGCGCCGGGTTCGCGCTTCGTCGCGAAGGCCTGGGTCGATCCGGATTTCAAGCAGCTGGCGCTCCGGGATCCCATCGCCGCCAGCCGGGAAGTGGGAATCGATTGGCTGCACCCGACCGGCTTCGGGACGCCCAGCGACTTCACGGCGCTGGAGGTGCTCGAGAACACCCCGACTCTGCATCACGTGATCGTCTGCACGTTGTGCTCGTGTTATCCGCGGCCGCTTCTCGGCAATTCACCCGAGTGGTACCGGACGCCCAACTATCGGCGCCGCATCGTGCGCTGGCCGCGTCAGGTACTCGGGGAATTCGGTCTTTTCCTGTCCGATGATGTCGAGATCCGTATCGAGGACTCCAATTCCAAACGCCGTTTCATGGTGCTGCCGGTCCGTCCCGCCGGAACCGAGGGCTGGACCGAGGAGCAGCTCGCCGAGATCGTCACCCGCGATTGCATGATCGGTGTCGCCTTGCCGAAGCCCGGCGTGACGACGAATGCGCAGCGTCCGGTACATGCGGCGGTCCGGCCGGCCGAAGGATACTGA